A stretch of Alkalicella caledoniensis DNA encodes these proteins:
- the rpmI gene encoding 50S ribosomal protein L35 yields MPKMKTHSGAKKRFKKTKKGKIKRSHAFTSHILTKKSAKRKRNLRKMGLVSKSDVKRVLKLLP; encoded by the coding sequence ATGCCAAAGATGAAAACCCACAGTGGTGCTAAAAAAAGATTCAAGAAAACCAAAAAAGGTAAAATCAAAAGAAGTCATGCTTTTACAAGTCACATTCTAACTAAGAAAAGTGCTAAAAGAAAGCGTAACCTTAGAAAAATGGGTCTAGTTAGCAAAAGCGACGTAAAAAGAGTACTTAAACTTTTACCATAG
- the infC gene encoding translation initiation factor IF-3 codes for MINEEIKVKEIRLIDEEGNQVGVTATKEALKTAQAKNLDLVEIAPQAKPPVCRIMDYGKYKYEQSKREKEARKNQHVITVKEIQVRPKIDEHDYQTKLRNIIKFLEGKDKVKVTIRFRGREVAYANQGKEICERIAETTKEIAVVEKPAKLEGRNMIMVLAPK; via the coding sequence TTGATTAACGAGGAAATCAAAGTCAAAGAGATTCGTCTAATAGACGAAGAAGGAAATCAAGTTGGTGTAACTGCTACTAAAGAGGCTCTTAAAACAGCTCAAGCTAAAAATCTTGATCTTGTAGAAATAGCCCCTCAAGCTAAGCCACCAGTTTGCCGTATTATGGATTATGGAAAATACAAGTACGAGCAAAGTAAAAGAGAAAAAGAAGCTAGGAAAAATCAACATGTTATCACAGTAAAAGAAATTCAGGTTAGACCAAAGATCGATGAGCACGACTATCAAACCAAACTAAGGAACATAATCAAATTCCTAGAAGGTAAGGATAAGGTTAAAGTAACCATCAGATTCAGGGGTCGAGAAGTTGCATATGCTAACCAAGGAAAAGAAATCTGTGAGAGAATAGCTGAAACAACTAAAGAAATAGCAGTTGTTGAAAAACCTGCTAAACTTGAAGGTAGAAACATGATAATGGTTTTAGCTCCAAAATAA
- a CDS encoding TrkH family potassium uptake protein: MPKKKVALSPARVLVGGFLGLILIGTILLSLPQASVEGRLPVFDALFTATSAVCVTGLVVVDTGTHFTIFGQVVIMILIQAGGLGFMTMATLFFLILGKKITLKERLVMQEALNQFSLEGLVRLTKTILVFTLVIEGLAALILGLRFSVDMGFRTGMYMGVFHSISAFSNAGFDLMGSVGGSSMTAYWNDPLVNLVIIGLFVFGGLGFTVLVDIYNRRPIKKMALHSKFVLLLTAILLVVGFLGVFILEYNNPETIGEMTFIQKILPSIFTGATTRTAGFNTLDTGALNPATLFFMLVLMFVGASPASTGGGIKTTTFGVLLVSVAAMIKGKEDVDLFSRRLPMNIILKALAIIVIGLIVVGVATIILAQTEQHDFLQIVFEVVSAFGTVGLSTGITSELSVAGRGIIIVIMFMGRVGPLTMALAFGQRLKPSKIRHPEEKVLVG, translated from the coding sequence ATGCCTAAGAAAAAAGTTGCACTTTCCCCGGCTAGGGTTTTAGTAGGTGGTTTCCTAGGGCTAATACTCATAGGTACCATACTTCTATCTTTACCCCAAGCTTCTGTAGAGGGAAGACTCCCTGTTTTTGATGCCTTGTTTACAGCTACTTCCGCCGTTTGTGTAACTGGACTTGTAGTTGTAGATACTGGAACTCATTTTACTATATTTGGACAAGTGGTAATAATGATTTTAATACAGGCTGGTGGATTAGGCTTTATGACCATGGCTACACTTTTCTTTTTAATTTTAGGTAAAAAAATAACCCTTAAAGAAAGGTTGGTTATGCAAGAGGCACTAAATCAATTTTCCCTTGAAGGTCTAGTAAGGCTAACAAAAACAATATTGGTTTTTACTTTAGTAATCGAGGGATTAGCTGCTTTGATATTGGGACTTAGATTTTCCGTTGATATGGGCTTCCGTACAGGTATGTATATGGGAGTTTTCCACTCAATTTCTGCATTTAGTAACGCAGGTTTTGACCTAATGGGTAGCGTTGGTGGATCAAGTATGACAGCATACTGGAACGATCCACTTGTTAATTTAGTAATTATTGGGTTGTTTGTTTTTGGCGGACTGGGCTTTACAGTACTTGTTGATATCTATAATAGAAGACCTATTAAAAAAATGGCTTTACATAGTAAATTTGTATTGTTACTAACAGCAATATTGCTGGTGGTAGGTTTCTTGGGAGTTTTTATATTAGAGTATAACAACCCTGAAACCATAGGGGAAATGACTTTTATTCAAAAGATACTTCCATCTATTTTTACAGGGGCAACTACAAGGACAGCAGGATTTAATACATTAGATACTGGGGCTTTAAACCCAGCAACACTGTTTTTTATGTTAGTGTTAATGTTCGTAGGAGCTTCACCTGCATCTACAGGTGGTGGTATAAAGACGACTACCTTTGGTGTTCTATTAGTGTCTGTAGCAGCTATGATAAAAGGTAAAGAGGATGTTGACTTATTTTCCAGACGCTTACCTATGAATATAATTCTTAAGGCCCTTGCTATAATTGTAATTGGGTTGATAGTAGTAGGAGTAGCTACAATTATTTTGGCTCAGACTGAGCAACACGACTTTTTACAAATAGTTTTTGAAGTAGTTTCTGCATTCGGTACAGTGGGACTTTCGACGGGTATTACTTCTGAGTTAAGCGTTGCAGGAAGAGGCATAATAATAGTGATAATGTTCATGGGCAGAGTTGGTCCATTAACAATGGCTTTAGCCTTTGGGCAAAGACTAAAACCGAGCAAAATCCGCCATCCGGAAGAGAAGGTTTTAGTGGGTTAA
- a CDS encoding potassium channel family protein, whose amino-acid sequence MKEFAIIGLGRFGAAVAKTLYNMGYEVLGIDINEERVQEARDYTTHAVQVDAIDENSLKALGIRNFDVAIVGIGQDIQASILTTLILKEMGIEYVVSKAQNDLHGKVLYKTGADRVIFPERDMGVRVANNLTSTNILDYIELAPDYSIVEVTAPGFMVGKTLMELDLRAKYSINVVAIKSGKDINVAPVAEAEIQDGDILVAIGSNDKLKKIEER is encoded by the coding sequence ATGAAGGAATTCGCAATTATTGGTTTAGGTAGATTTGGAGCAGCTGTGGCTAAAACTTTATATAACATGGGCTATGAGGTTCTTGGAATTGATATAAATGAGGAAAGAGTTCAAGAAGCTAGGGACTATACCACACATGCTGTACAAGTTGATGCAATAGATGAAAATTCCCTAAAGGCATTGGGAATAAGAAACTTTGATGTTGCAATCGTGGGAATCGGTCAAGACATTCAAGCTAGCATTTTAACGACCCTTATTTTAAAGGAAATGGGTATAGAATACGTTGTATCAAAGGCTCAAAATGACTTGCACGGCAAAGTTCTGTATAAGACAGGGGCTGATAGGGTGATTTTCCCAGAGCGAGATATGGGTGTGAGGGTAGCTAACAACTTAACAAGTACAAATATTTTAGATTATATTGAACTAGCACCTGACTATAGTATAGTAGAAGTAACGGCACCTGGTTTCATGGTTGGGAAAACCCTGATGGAGCTTGATCTAAGGGCAAAGTATTCTATAAACGTTGTTGCTATTAAATCAGGTAAAGATATCAATGTTGCACCAGTGGCTGAAGCAGAAATTCAAGATGGTGATATTTTAGTTGCCATCGGAAGTAACGATAAGCTGAAAAAAATAGAGGAGCGGTAA
- the rplT gene encoding 50S ribosomal protein L20: protein MPRVKPGVQTRKRHKKILKLAKGYYGAKSKIFRKANEQILKSLSYAYRDRKNRKRDFRKLWIARINAEARNNGLSYSRMINGLKVAGVDINRKMLADLAVNDNAAFAQLAELAKSKLN from the coding sequence ATGCCAAGAGTAAAACCAGGTGTTCAAACTAGGAAACGTCACAAAAAAATATTAAAGCTTGCTAAAGGCTATTATGGCGCTAAAAGCAAGATTTTCCGTAAAGCAAATGAGCAGATTCTAAAATCTTTATCATATGCATACAGAGATAGAAAAAACCGTAAGAGGGACTTCAGAAAGCTTTGGATCGCAAGAATCAATGCTGAGGCTAGAAACAATGGTCTTTCTTATAGCAGAATGATTAATGGTCTTAAAGTTGCTGGTGTTGATATCAACCGAAAAATGCTTGCCGATTTAGCTGTTAATGACAACGCTGCATTCGCACAACTAGCAGAACTAGCAAAAAGCAAACTTAACTAA
- a CDS encoding ISNCY family transposase gives MDENQKYEIIKKLVETNGNKKTAALKIRCTPRHISRLIKGYKEKGKAFFIHGNRGRQPSITLSEDTKKLILDLYRTKYYDCNLTHFSELLNEMEDIKVSVGTITSILRKEFILSPMATRSSRKALKKELKDLQAKTKSMKKAAVIQSSILDIEDSHPRRPRCAYFGEMLQMDASMHEWFGGIKTHLHVAIDDATGQMLGAYFDEQETLKGYYNVLNQVLTNYGIPYQFFTDNRTVFEYKRKYEKKKEASVEKDTFTQFGYACKQLGIDIQTSSVPQAKGRVERVFGTLQSRLVVELRLRGVSSIEEANKFLYSYIKKFNKRFALPIDSIKSVFETQPDNDKINLTLAVISSRKIDNGSCIKYHNEYYLPVNAYGVAVHYRKGTTAMVIKAFDGDIYCCIGEQVYLLELLPHHKPSSKAFDLATLPEKPKKKYIPPMSHPWKQASFERYLKKQLHRNNIA, from the coding sequence ATGGATGAGAATCAGAAATATGAAATAATTAAAAAGTTGGTAGAAACTAATGGCAACAAGAAAACTGCAGCCCTTAAAATCAGGTGTACACCTAGGCATATCAGTAGGCTAATCAAAGGGTATAAAGAAAAAGGTAAAGCTTTTTTCATTCATGGAAACCGTGGTAGGCAACCTTCAATAACCTTATCTGAAGATACCAAGAAGTTAATCTTAGACTTATACCGCACTAAGTATTATGATTGTAATCTAACCCATTTTTCAGAGCTTCTTAATGAGATGGAAGACATCAAAGTATCTGTCGGTACCATTACTTCTATTCTTAGGAAAGAGTTCATCCTTTCGCCAATGGCAACACGATCTTCTAGGAAAGCATTGAAGAAAGAACTAAAGGATCTTCAAGCTAAAACTAAATCTATGAAGAAGGCAGCTGTCATTCAAAGCTCCATTTTAGATATAGAGGACTCTCATCCTAGGCGTCCTAGGTGTGCTTACTTTGGAGAAATGCTCCAAATGGACGCTTCCATGCATGAGTGGTTTGGTGGCATAAAAACACACCTTCATGTAGCAATCGATGATGCCACAGGGCAAATGTTAGGCGCTTACTTTGATGAGCAGGAAACGTTAAAAGGCTACTACAATGTTCTTAATCAGGTCCTAACTAACTATGGAATCCCTTATCAGTTTTTTACAGATAATCGCACTGTATTTGAGTATAAAAGAAAATACGAAAAGAAAAAAGAAGCTTCAGTTGAAAAAGATACATTTACTCAGTTCGGATATGCATGTAAGCAGTTAGGAATCGACATTCAGACATCTAGCGTTCCACAAGCAAAAGGGCGGGTTGAAAGAGTATTTGGCACTCTTCAATCCCGCCTAGTCGTAGAGCTACGCTTGAGAGGTGTCTCCTCAATTGAGGAGGCAAACAAATTCCTTTACTCCTACATAAAAAAATTCAACAAGCGATTCGCTTTACCTATTGATAGTATCAAATCTGTGTTCGAAACGCAACCAGATAATGATAAAATCAATCTAACACTGGCGGTAATTTCTTCTAGAAAAATTGATAATGGGAGTTGTATTAAATATCATAATGAGTATTATCTGCCTGTTAATGCTTATGGAGTTGCAGTGCATTACCGTAAGGGTACTACAGCTATGGTCATTAAAGCCTTTGATGGGGACATTTACTGCTGTATTGGTGAACAGGTTTATTTGCTTGAGTTGCTACCACATCATAAACCCTCTTCAAAAGCATTTGATCTAGCAACTCTTCCTGAGAAACCTAAGAAAAAATATATTCCTCCAATGAGTCACCCATGGAAACAGGCATCATTTGAAAGATATTTAAAAAAGCAATTACATAGGAACAACATAGCTTAG
- a CDS encoding cell division protein ZapA, whose amino-acid sequence MGKTKDNRVTVRIYGEDHVLKGNSSPEHMIQMANFVDRQMASIKEKNPRLSSTKVAIMACLMLADQHHKLKEECNQLYNMLVEYEEERGAKK is encoded by the coding sequence ATGGGGAAAACTAAAGATAACAGAGTAACAGTAAGGATTTATGGAGAGGATCATGTTTTAAAGGGTAACTCATCCCCCGAACATATGATTCAAATGGCTAACTTCGTTGACAGACAGATGGCTTCCATTAAAGAGAAAAATCCAAGGTTAAGTTCCACAAAGGTGGCAATTATGGCATGTTTAATGTTAGCTGATCAGCATCATAAATTAAAAGAGGAATGTAACCAACTTTACAATATGCTAGTGGAATACGAAGAGGAGAGAGGGGCTAAGAAGTAA
- the pheT gene encoding phenylalanine--tRNA ligase subunit beta — translation MKISYNWLKEYIDLSLTPEQLAETLTKAGVVVEHVTKPFEAFSGIVVAEIKEIEKHPDADKLSVTKVFNGQELLQVVCGAKNIKVGQRVPLAQVGAVLPGDFKIKKSKLRGVESQGMLCSSDELGLDLELEDGIMILPEDSPIGEDIRVFLGLNDSILLLDLTPNRSDCLSILGVAKEVAALTGCELKMPQGYENEQGQGSFTVEIATSDCKNYVAQEIRGIKVGPSPLWLQIKLLKAGMRPINNVVDITNFVMLEYGQPLHGFDMDKIPSKKIVVKNSQSQQEIQTLDGQKRNLPEGTLTITDGIAPLAIAGVMGGENSEVDENTCDILIESAYFNNIAVRKSVKALNLRSEASSRFEKSVAPLYIKDAALRAAFLLEEICGGKITGTNLVGDFTHDPKEIDLDPKKVNSLLGIQVSTEDIATILKSLGCIVKGNGDKLNVVIPHHRVDITIDVDLVEEVARIYGYDNIPSTLPEGKTTAGKYCFSQQMVNDLKDLLVAQGVREVVTYPFISPDSFLKTQLEPTMAIPLANPLGKENSLMRTSMLPSALNSVAYNLNHNNDNIALFEFGKTYIGKLPLETLPQENEVLVVAQVGEHEKNHWLTGKGIKKDFYSIKGILESIMTLCKIDEWEIKRDICPQFHPGRSGAVYVCTRQVGYIGQLHPMVAKNWDIKEEVYILELNLTELMEKASQEFNYKSVVKFPAVVRDIAVIVDKDLDAGVLVKTIKGLNPMITSAEIFDVYSGKGIEEGKKSIAITFTLQKAGTLKEEEITFFTKRILTTLEDRHGAKLRQIKIVEKKELA, via the coding sequence ATGAAAATATCATATAATTGGTTAAAAGAATATATAGATTTAAGCTTAACACCAGAGCAGCTTGCTGAAACATTGACTAAAGCAGGAGTGGTTGTAGAACATGTAACCAAACCTTTTGAAGCATTCTCAGGTATCGTGGTAGCTGAAATTAAAGAAATCGAAAAACACCCCGACGCAGACAAACTATCTGTGACTAAGGTTTTTAACGGACAAGAGCTTTTACAAGTTGTTTGTGGTGCGAAAAACATAAAGGTTGGACAAAGGGTCCCATTAGCCCAGGTAGGAGCAGTGTTGCCAGGTGATTTCAAAATTAAGAAATCAAAGCTTAGGGGAGTCGAATCCCAAGGGATGCTATGTTCGTCAGATGAATTAGGCTTAGATTTAGAGCTAGAAGACGGTATTATGATATTACCTGAGGATTCACCCATCGGTGAAGATATTAGAGTGTTCCTGGGATTAAATGATTCCATCTTACTACTTGATTTAACGCCTAATCGCAGTGATTGTCTAAGTATTCTAGGTGTTGCTAAAGAAGTAGCTGCTTTAACAGGTTGTGAATTAAAAATGCCTCAGGGCTATGAAAATGAGCAAGGTCAAGGCAGCTTTACTGTGGAGATAGCCACTTCTGACTGCAAAAACTATGTAGCCCAAGAAATAAGAGGCATAAAAGTAGGCCCTTCACCACTTTGGTTGCAGATAAAACTATTAAAAGCAGGAATGAGACCCATAAACAATGTTGTTGATATAACAAACTTTGTCATGTTAGAGTATGGTCAACCTTTACACGGTTTTGATATGGATAAAATCCCAAGTAAGAAAATAGTTGTTAAAAACAGTCAAAGTCAGCAAGAAATTCAAACCCTAGACGGTCAAAAAAGAAATTTGCCTGAAGGGACCCTTACAATAACTGATGGAATAGCTCCTTTAGCCATTGCAGGTGTAATGGGTGGAGAGAACAGCGAAGTAGATGAAAATACTTGTGATATTCTTATAGAGTCTGCATATTTTAACAATATAGCTGTTAGAAAAAGTGTAAAAGCTCTAAATCTAAGATCTGAAGCTTCTTCACGCTTCGAGAAATCTGTTGCCCCACTATATATTAAAGATGCAGCACTAAGAGCAGCCTTTCTACTAGAAGAAATCTGTGGTGGGAAGATAACAGGAACTAACCTAGTTGGTGATTTTACCCATGACCCTAAGGAGATTGATCTAGACCCTAAAAAAGTAAACTCCTTACTAGGTATACAGGTGAGTACAGAAGATATAGCTACTATACTTAAGAGTTTAGGATGCATTGTTAAAGGTAACGGAGATAAATTAAATGTAGTCATACCACATCATAGAGTGGATATAACTATTGATGTAGACCTAGTGGAAGAAGTTGCAAGAATTTATGGGTATGACAATATCCCATCAACATTACCAGAAGGCAAAACAACTGCTGGTAAGTATTGCTTCAGCCAACAGATGGTAAATGATCTTAAAGATTTATTAGTAGCTCAAGGTGTAAGGGAAGTAGTAACATATCCATTTATATCACCAGATAGCTTTTTGAAAACACAGCTAGAACCCACCATGGCAATTCCCCTTGCGAATCCTCTAGGGAAGGAGAATAGCCTTATGCGTACATCCATGTTGCCATCAGCACTAAATAGTGTGGCATATAACTTAAACCACAATAACGATAATATAGCGTTATTTGAGTTTGGGAAAACATATATAGGCAAATTGCCCTTAGAGACACTTCCCCAGGAAAACGAAGTACTGGTTGTTGCTCAAGTGGGTGAACACGAGAAAAATCATTGGCTAACTGGAAAAGGTATCAAAAAGGATTTCTACTCAATAAAGGGTATTTTAGAAAGTATAATGACTCTATGTAAAATAGATGAATGGGAAATTAAAAGGGATATATGTCCTCAATTTCACCCAGGGCGTAGCGGTGCTGTTTATGTTTGTACTCGGCAGGTAGGCTACATTGGTCAACTACATCCTATGGTAGCAAAAAACTGGGATATTAAAGAAGAGGTATATATTTTAGAGCTAAATTTAACAGAACTAATGGAGAAAGCATCTCAAGAGTTTAATTATAAATCTGTAGTTAAATTCCCTGCAGTTGTAAGGGACATTGCTGTTATTGTAGATAAAGATCTAGATGCAGGTGTACTTGTTAAGACAATTAAAGGATTAAATCCTATGATTACATCGGCAGAAATTTTTGATGTTTACTCTGGTAAAGGTATTGAAGAAGGTAAAAAGAGTATAGCAATAACTTTTACCTTACAAAAAGCAGGAACCCTAAAGGAAGAAGAAATTACATTTTTCACTAAGAGAATTTTAACAACCTTAGAGGATAGGCACGGTGCTAAGCTACGTCAAATAAAGATAGTAGAAAAGAAGGAATTGGCTTAA
- a CDS encoding TrmH family RNA methyltransferase: MVITSSSNKIVKDILDIKRKGKKSSSQLLFFEGQRLVEDVLACGAEIETLIIRESSSEKYSHICTNNKVIFSDKLFEHISGTVNSQGIALLAKRPILPIGGGKLFLALDRVQDPGNLGTIIRTALACDVDGIFLLKGTVDLYNEKALRSTMGAIYKIPIYIDVEMDHLVNFIKEQGITPIKASIKGEQLYDKIPKGKYMVFVGNEGNGLSQEVEELEGLDVRIPLYGDIESLNVAVATGIILYGIKGNE; this comes from the coding sequence GTGGTAATTACCTCTTCAAGTAATAAAATTGTTAAAGATATTTTAGATATAAAGCGAAAAGGTAAAAAGAGTAGTAGTCAACTGCTATTTTTTGAAGGGCAGCGATTGGTTGAAGATGTTTTAGCTTGCGGTGCTGAAATTGAGACGCTAATAATAAGGGAAAGTAGCTCTGAGAAATACTCGCATATTTGTACTAATAATAAAGTTATATTTTCAGACAAGTTATTTGAACATATATCTGGAACAGTTAATAGTCAAGGTATTGCACTGCTAGCCAAAAGACCTATACTACCCATAGGTGGAGGTAAGCTATTCTTAGCCTTAGATAGGGTACAAGACCCAGGAAACCTAGGGACAATAATAAGAACAGCTCTAGCTTGTGACGTTGATGGAATCTTTTTGCTTAAAGGAACAGTGGATCTATACAATGAAAAAGCCCTTAGATCTACCATGGGAGCAATTTATAAGATTCCAATCTACATAGATGTTGAAATGGATCATCTGGTTAACTTTATCAAAGAGCAAGGGATAACACCTATAAAGGCAAGCATAAAGGGAGAACAGTTATATGACAAAATACCCAAAGGGAAATACATGGTATTTGTTGGTAATGAAGGAAATGGCTTATCACAGGAAGTTGAAGAACTTGAAGGTTTAGATGTTAGAATTCCCCTTTATGGTGATATAGAATCTTTGAATGTGGCTGTGGCAACGGGTATAATACTATATGGAATCAAAGGAAATGAATAA
- the pheS gene encoding phenylalanine--tRNA ligase subunit alpha yields MKDKLSELQSIALENIEDAQTLAQLEEYKVNYLGKKGEITSILRGMGSLSAEERPILGQMANDVKEKIQQAITDKIVSLEEKELLLKLDEEKIDISLPGTKKSVGSLHPLTLVRREMEQIFLGMGYDIVEGPEIETDHYNFEALNLPKNHPARDMQDTFYITENILLRTHTSPVQARTMGKRAPEVPLRIISPGRVFRKDDDATHSPMFHQVEGLVIDKNITLADLKGTLLLFAKQMFGEKQQVRLRPSFFPFTEPSAEVDISCFSCEGNGCGLCSQTGWIEILGAGMVHPNVLEMGGYDPNEVQGFAFGMGVERIAMLKYGISDIREFYNGDLRVVQQFARG; encoded by the coding sequence ATGAAAGATAAATTATCAGAGTTACAAAGTATCGCTTTAGAGAATATCGAAGATGCTCAAACCCTTGCTCAGCTGGAAGAGTATAAGGTCAACTACTTAGGTAAAAAAGGAGAAATCACTTCAATCCTTAGGGGTATGGGATCATTGTCTGCAGAAGAAAGGCCTATACTAGGTCAAATGGCAAACGATGTCAAGGAAAAGATTCAACAAGCAATTACAGATAAAATTGTAAGCCTAGAAGAAAAGGAACTTTTACTTAAGTTAGATGAGGAAAAAATAGATATATCTTTGCCTGGTACAAAAAAATCTGTTGGTAGTTTACACCCTCTTACTTTAGTTCGTAGAGAAATGGAGCAAATATTCCTAGGCATGGGTTACGATATAGTTGAAGGACCAGAAATAGAAACAGATCACTATAACTTTGAAGCCCTTAACTTGCCGAAAAACCATCCTGCTAGAGATATGCAAGATACTTTCTATATCACTGAAAATATATTGCTGAGGACACATACATCTCCTGTACAGGCACGAACCATGGGTAAAAGGGCACCAGAAGTTCCCCTTCGCATTATCAGTCCAGGAAGGGTATTTAGAAAAGATGATGATGCAACACACTCGCCTATGTTCCATCAGGTTGAAGGTTTAGTAATAGATAAAAACATAACCCTTGCAGACTTAAAGGGGACACTCTTACTTTTCGCAAAGCAGATGTTTGGTGAAAAACAACAAGTTAGGTTACGACCAAGTTTCTTCCCATTTACAGAGCCCAGTGCAGAAGTTGATATAAGCTGTTTCTCTTGTGAAGGGAATGGTTGTGGTTTGTGCTCCCAAACTGGATGGATTGAGATACTAGGAGCTGGCATGGTGCATCCAAATGTTCTTGAAATGGGTGGGTATGACCCAAATGAAGTTCAAGGATTCGCATTTGGAATGGGTGTAGAAAGAATAGCTATGCTTAAATACGGTATAAGTGACATAAGAGAATTTTACAATGGTGACTTAAGAGTAGTACAACAATTCGCTAGGGGGTAA
- a CDS encoding CvpA family protein: MLDLIIVILIVFCVVTGKNKGFVRVALELFSFIIAYMIAARFGPYIGDFLDSIFNISEKVQDSLNIPFIDITNEISQLVNVIGYLVIFMVSRFALGILVAQTSLLNHLPLLGSANKVAGALAGFVKGYLFALLIVWLLSFVAVEWAQNLINGSFLAPALLNSFPGLYEKLNIMLSR, from the coding sequence ATGCTAGACTTAATTATAGTTATACTGATAGTTTTTTGTGTTGTCACTGGCAAGAATAAAGGATTTGTGAGGGTGGCACTTGAGTTATTTAGCTTTATAATTGCGTACATGATAGCTGCAAGATTTGGGCCGTATATTGGAGATTTCCTCGACTCTATCTTCAATATTTCTGAAAAGGTGCAAGATAGCTTGAATATACCATTTATAGATATAACAAATGAAATCAGCCAGCTGGTAAATGTTATAGGTTACTTAGTTATCTTTATGGTATCTAGATTTGCCTTAGGGATATTAGTTGCCCAAACATCCCTTCTAAACCATTTACCACTCTTAGGATCAGCAAATAAAGTAGCAGGTGCTTTAGCAGGGTTTGTCAAGGGATATTTGTTCGCCCTCTTAATTGTTTGGCTTTTGTCATTTGTAGCAGTGGAGTGGGCACAAAACCTAATTAACGGTTCATTTTTAGCTCCAGCTCTTTTAAACTCCTTTCCAGGTCTTTATGAAAAACTAAACATTATGCTTTCCCGATAG